A region from the Deltaproteobacteria bacterium genome encodes:
- a CDS encoding addiction module protein: MPIPPPGFDELPTDEKVRYVETLWDRIATAPDQVPVPDWHRQLIRDRLAEHRKDPDAKRSWHEVREELLQELAHNKHTPR, translated from the coding sequence TTGCCGATTCCGCCGCCGGGTTTTGACGAGCTGCCGACCGACGAGAAGGTCCGGTATGTCGAGACCCTCTGGGACCGCATCGCAACGGCACCCGATCAGGTTCCCGTCCCCGATTGGCATCGGCAGCTCATACGCGATCGGCTCGCCGAGCATCGTAAGGATCCGGATGCTAAACGCTCGTGGCACGAGGTTCGCGAGGAACTGCTTCAAGAGCTTGCCCACAACAAGCACACGCCGCGCTGA